The Streptomyces nigra genome includes the window ACCGCGCTGGGCGCCCGTTCCCGTCCCAGGTGAGAAGCGCCTCAAGGTAAGAATCTGACGAGAGCATTGCCAAGTCATGGGGGAATGAAGCGCCCCAATATCAGACAACTCGCCCGGCTGTCCGCACAGACGCGCGCGGTCACCCTCATGTGTGACAGTAGGCACACTCCCAGGTAAAGACCTCATCAAATAGTTTGTGATACGGTTCACGAGAACCCCCGGATAGAGCCGTAGGGCCGCAGTGCGACGGTCCACCGGCGTGAGGTTCTCTCTCAGCCCGGGACTACGCTCGTCCATGACGACACCCTGCCCCCACCGTGAAAGCGGAGTTGCCGCCATGCCGTCCAATGACGCCCGCACCCTGCTCCAGGCCGGTGTGCCCACAGCTGCCGCCGGCGCCGTAGCCGCCGTCGTCAGTGGTGTGGTCGCCGGTGCCGAGGGCGCGATCGGGGCCGTCGTCGCGACGCTGGTCGTGATCCTCTTCATGGGGCTCGGCCTCTACGTGCTCCAGCGCACTGCCAAATCGCTTCCGCATCTGTTCCAGGCCATGGGGCTGATGCTGTACGCCGCGCAGATCCTGCTGCTCTTCATCTTCATGGCCGCGTTCAAGAACACGACGCTGTTCAACCCGCGGGCCTTCGCGTTCACCCTGCTCGGGACCACGCTCGTGTGGATCGCCGCGCAGACCCGGGCCCACATGAAGGCCAAGATCCTCTACGTGGAACCCGATTCGGACGCCTCCTCCAACGGCGGCAAGTCCGAAAAGACGGGGCATTCGTCGTGAGGGGTAGGGGCGGGATAAAGGCGCTCCAGAAGTCCTGCTATCGTCCGGTGCCAACTGCGGCATCGCGGGCGCGGGCATCTGAGCTGACGCCTGCTCAATCGCGAGGCGAGATGCCCCCCAGCCGCCCCCATATCCGTAACACCAGTCCCGTGCCGACCCGCGGCCCCGCGCCGCGCCGACACAACGAGGTTGCCGTACCTATGCGCCACGCTGAAGGAGCCCGCGGTGAGTGCTGACCCGACGCAGGTGCTCGCCTTCGACACCAACTGCCACCTGTTCGACGGTTGTGGTTTCACCGAGGTGTCTCCGGGCCTGCACTCGTTCCTGTTCCAGCCCCTGTGGGGCGACGGAGACAGCAACCTGTACTTCAACAAGACGATGTTGCTGGCGCTGCTTGGCTCGGTGATCATCATCGGCTTCTTCTGGGCTGCCTTCCGTCGTCCGCAGGTCGTCCCCGGCAAGCTCCAGATGGTCGCGGAGGCGGGTTACGACTTCATCCGCCGCGGCGTCGTCTACGAGACGATCGGCAAGAAGGAAGGTGAGAAGTACGTCCCCTTCGTCGTCTCGCTCTTCTTCTTCGTCTGGATGATGAACCTCTGGTCGATCATCCCGGTCGCCCAGTTCCCTGTCACCGCGATCATTTCGTACCCGCTGGTGCTGGCGCTGATCGTCTACGTCGTGTGGGTGGCGCTGACCTTCAAGCGACAGGGCTTCGTCGGCTTCTGGAAGAACGTCACCGGCTACGACAAGTCTCTCGGCGCGGTCCTTCCGCTGGCCATGCTGATCGAGCTCTTCTCGAACCTGCTGATCCGCCCGTTCACGCACGCCGTGCGACTGTTCGCGAACATGTTCGCCGGCCACACCCTGCTGCTGCTCTTCACGATCGCCAGCTGGTACATGCTGAACGGCCTCGGTATCGCCTACGCGGGCGTCTCGTTCGTGATGGTCATCGTGATGACCGCCTTCGAGCTGTTCATCCAGGCCCTTCAGGCGTACGTGTTCGTGCTGCTTACCTGCACGTACATCCAGGGCGCCATGGCCGAGCACCACTGAGCCACTGCCCCTCCACCTCCCAGATCGTCCGGTGGCCAACCCCCATCGGTCCGTAAAGAAAAGGAAGAACTGGCATGTCCCAGACCCTTGCTGCTGTCGAAGGCTCCCTCGGCTCCATCGGTTACGGCCTCGCCGCGATCGGCCCGGGCGTCGGCGTCGGCATCATCTTCGGTAACGGCACCCAGGCGCTGGCCCGTCAGCCCGAGGCTGCCGGCCTGATCCGTGCCAACCAGATCCTCGGCTTCGCCTTCTGTGAGGCGCTCGCCCTGATCGGTCTGGTCATGCCGTTCGTCTACGGCTACTGAGCCACCAGACCAGTCCAGCCGACTAGACGAAAGGCACTCACATGAGCAAGCTGCTCATCGCGGCGAGCGAAGGTGGGGAGAACCCCCTCATCCCGCCGATCCCCGAGCTTGTCATTGGCCTGCTCGCCTTCGTCATCGTCTTCGGCTTCCTCGCCTGGAAGCTTCTCCCGAACATCAACAAGGTTCTGGAGCAGCGTCGCGAGGCCATCGAGGGCGGTATCGAGAAGGCCGAGGCCGCCCAGACCGAGGCCAAGAGCGTCCTTGAGCAGTACAAGGCTCAGCTCGCCGAGGCCCGGCACGAGGCCGCGCGTCTGCGCCAGGAGGCGCAGGAGCAGGGCGCCACGCTCATCGCCGAGATGCGCGCGGAAGGCCAGCGGCAGCGCGAGGAGATCGTCGCCGCCGGTCACGCCCAGATCGAGGCCGACCGCAAGGCCGCCGCGTCCGCGCTGCGCCAGGACGTCGGCAAGCTCGCCACCGAACTGGCCGGCAAGCTCGTCGGCGAGTCCCTCGAGGACCACGCCCGGCAGAGCCGTGTCATCGACCGCTTCCTCGACGAGCTCGAGGAGAAGGCCGAGGCCGGACGATGAACGGAGCGAGCCGCGAGGCCCTGGCAGCCGCACGCGAGCGACTCGACGCGCTGACGGACAACACGTCCGTCGACGCCGGACGGCTCGCAGACGAGCTGGCCGCCGTCACCGCGCTGCTCGACCGCGAGGTGTCGCTGCGTCGGGTCCTCACCGACCCGGCGCAGGCCGGCGAGGCCAAGGCCGACCTGGCCCGGCGTCTGCTGGGCAGCCAGGTCGGCGGCGAGACCGCCGACCTGCTGGGCGGCATGGTGCGCTCCCGCTGGTCGCAGTCCCGCGACCTGGTGGACGCGCTCGAGGAGCTGGCGAACACCGCCGACCTCACCGCCGCCCAGAAGGCGGGCACGCTCGACGACGTCGAGGACGAGCTGTTCCGGTTCGGCCGGATCGTCTCCTCCAACACGGAGCTGCGTGCCGCGCTCACCGACCGTGGCGCCACCACCTCGGCCAAGAGCGAGCTGCTGCGCAGCCTCCTCGGCGGCCGGGCCAAGGCGACCACCGAGCGTCTGGTGACGCGCCTCGTGACCGCACCGCGTGGACGTAGCCTGGAGTCGGGACTGGAGTCCCTGTCCAAGCTCGCCGCCGAGCGCCGGGAGCGCATGGTCGCCGTGGTCACCTCGGCGGTGCCGCTGAGCGACCGGCAGAAGCAGCGCCTGGGCGCCGCCCTCGCCAAGGTCTACGGCCGTCAGATGCACCTCAATCTCGACGTGGACCCCGAGGTCGTCGGAGGTATCCGGGTGCAGGTCGGCGACGAGGTCATCAACGGCTCGATCGCGGACCGCATCGAGGACGCCGGCCGCCGCCTGGCGGGCTAGCAGCAACTCAATAAGCAGTACGTACTTACGACGGCCCAGTTGGGTCGTACAGAGGATTCACCTCGTTCAGGGGGGAGTCCCCATCCCCCCAAAGTGAAACTTCGGGCCCAACAAGGAGAGCAGGGAACCCAGATGGCGGAGCTCACGATCCGGCCGGAGGAGATCCGGGACGCGCTGGAGAACTTTGTCCAGTCGTACAAGCCGGACGCGGCCTCGCGCGAGGAGGTCGGTACGGTCACCCTTGCCGGCGACGGCATCGCGAAGGTCGAGGGCCTCCCCTCGGCCATGGCCAACGAACTGCTGAAGTTCGAGGACGGCACCCTCGGCCTCGCGCTCAACCTGGAAGAGCGCGAGATCGGCGCCATCGTCCTCGGTGAGTTCAGCGGCATCGAGGAGGGCCAGCCGGTCACGCGCACCGGTGAGGTGCTCTCCGTGGCCGTCGGTGAGGGCTACCTCGGCCGTGTCGTCGACCCGCTCGGCAACCCGATCGACGGCCTCGGCGAGATCGAGACCAGCGGTCGTCGTGCCCTCGAGCTGCAGGCCCCCACGGTCATGCAGCGCAAGTCGGTGCACGAGCCGATGGAGACCGGCTACAAGGCCGTCGACGCGATGACCCCGATCGGCCGTGGCCAGCGTCAGCTGATCATCGGTGACCGCCAGACCGGCAAGACCGCCCTGGCCGTCGACACGATCATCAACCAGCGCGACAACTGGCGCTCGGGCGACGTGAACAAGCAGGTCCGCTGCATCTACGTCGCCATCGGCCAGAAGGGCTCGACCATCGCGTCGGTCCGCCGCGCGCTGGAGGAGAACGGCGCGCTGGAGTACACGACCATCGTCGCCGCCCCGGCGTCCGACCCGGCCGGCTTCAAGTACCTGGCGCCGTACACCGGTTCGGCCATCGGCCAGCAGTGGATGTACGAGGGCAAGCACGTCCTCATCATCTTCGACGACCTCTCGAAGCAGGCCGACGCCTACCGCGCCGTGTCCCTGCTGCTGCGCCGCCCGCCGGGCCGTGAGGCCTACCCGGGTGACGTCTTCTACCTGCACTCCCGTCTGCTGGAGCGCTGCGCGAAGCTCTCCGACGAGATGGGTGCCGGTTCGATGACCGGTCTGCCGATCGTCGAGACCAAGGCCAACGACGTCTCGGCGTTCATCCCGACCAACGTCATCTCCATCACCGACGGCCAGTGCTTCCTGGAGTCGGACCTCTTCAACGCCGGTCAGCGCCCCGCGCTGAACGTCGGTATCTCCGTCTCCCGAGTCGGTGGTTCCGCGCAGCACAAGGCGATGAAGCAGGTCTCCGGCCGTCTGCGTGTCGACCTGGCCCAGTTCCGTGAGCTGGAGGCGTTCGCCGCCTTCGGTTCCGACCTGGACGCCGCGTCGAAGGCGCAGCTGGAGCGCGGCCAGCGCATGGTCGAGCTGCTGAAGCAGGCCCAGTACGAGCCCATGTCCACCGAGGACCAGGTCGTCTCCGTGTGGGCCGGCACCACCGGCAAGATGGACGACGTCCCGGTCGCCGACATCCGGCGCTTCGAGAAGGAGCTCCTGGAGTACCTGCACCGCAAGGAGCAGGGCCTCATGACCTCCATCAAGGAGGGCGGCAAGATGTCGGACGACACCCTCACCGCCGTCGCCGACGCCATCGCGGAGTTCAAGAAGCAGTTCGAGACCGCGGACGGCAAGCTGCTCGGCGAGGACGCTCCGGCCGCTGCCGCCAAGTGACGTAAGGAAGGGACCTGACTCATGGGAGCTCAGCTCCGGGTCTACAAGCGTCGCATCCGATCCGTCACCGCGACCAAGAAGATCACGAAGGCGATGGAGATGATCGCCGCCTCGCGCGTCGTCAAGGCGCAGCGCAAGGTGGCGGCCTCCACGCCGTACGCGACCGAGCTCACCCGCGCGGTCACGGCGGTCGGCACCGGATCGAACACCAAGCACCCGCTGACCACGCAGGCCGAGACGGTCACGCGGTCCGCGGTGCTGCTCCTCACGAGCGACCGTGGTCTCGCCGGCGCCTTCAACTCCAACGCCATCAAGGCGGCGGAGCAGCTGACCGAGCGCCTGGAGCGCGAGGGCAAGCAGGTCGAGACGTACATCGTGGGCCGTCGCGGTGTGGCGCACTACAACTTCCGCGAGCGCAAGATCGCGGAGTCGTGGAGCGGCTTCACGGACGAGCCGACGTACGCGGACGCCAAGACGGTCGCGGCCCCGCTGATCGAGGCCATCGAGAAGGACACGGCCGAGGGCGGCGTGGACGAGCTCCACATCGTCTACACCGAGTTCGTCTCGATGATGACGCAGCAGGCGCTGGGCGCCCAGCTGCTTCCGCTGCGCCTCGAGGAGGTCGCGCAGGAGACCGCCCCGTCCGAGGGCGAGATCCTGCCGCTGTACGACTTCGAGCCGTCGGCGGAGGACGTCCTCGACGCCCTGCTGCCGCGGTACGTCGAGAGCCGGATCTACAACGCGCTGCTCCAGTCGGCCGCTTCGAAGCACGCCGCCACGCGGCGCGCGATGAAGTCGGCCACCGACAACGCGGGCGAGCTGATCAACACGCTCTCCCGTCTTGCCAACGCGGCCCGCCAGGCCGAAATCACCCAGGAAATCAGCGAGATCGTCGGTGGCGCCAGCGCCCTGGCCGACGCGACCGCGGGGAGTGACCGATAAATGACCACCACTGTTGAGACCGCGACGGCTACGGGCCGCGTCGCCCGGGTCATCGGCCCGGTCGTCGACGTGGAGTTCCCCGTCGACGCGATGCCGGAGATCTACAACGCCCTTCACGTCGAGGTGGCCGACCCGGCCAACGCCGGCGAGAAGAAGACGCTGACCCTCGAGGTCGCCCAGCACCTGGGTGACGGCCTGGTCCGCACGATCTCCATGCAGCCCACCGACGGCCTGGTCCGCCAGGCCGCCGTCACCGACACGGGCACGGGCATCACCGTCCCGGTCGGCGACTTCACCAAGGGCAAGGTGTTCAACACCCTCGGTGAGGTGCTGAACGTCGACGAGAAGTACGAGGGCGAGCGCTGGTCCATCCACCGCAAGGCCCCGAACTTCGACGAGCTCGAGTCGAAGACCGAGATGTTCGAGACCGGCGTCAAGGTCATCGACCTTCTCACCCCGTACGTCAAGGGTGGAAAGATCGGCCTGTTCGGCGGTGCCGGCGTCGGCAAGACGGTGCTCATCCAGGAGATGATCTACCGCGTCGCCAACAACCACGACGGTGTGTCGGTGTTCGCCGGTGTCGGTGAGCGCACCCGTGAGGGCAACGACCTCATCGACGAGATGAGCGAGTCGGGCGTCATCGACAAGACCGCGCTGGTCTTCGGCCAGATGGACGAGCCCCCGGGCACCCGTCTGCGCGTGGCCCTGGCCGGTCTGACCATGGCGGAGTACTTCCGCGATGTGCAGAAGCAGGACGTGCTGTTCTTCATCGACAACATCTTCCGCTTCACCCAGGCCGGTTCCGAGGTGTCGACCCTGCTCGGCCGTATGCCCTCCGCGGTGGGCTACCAGCCGAACCTGGCCGACGAGATGGGTCTCCTCCAGGAGCGCATCACCTCGACCCGTGGTCACTCGATCACCTCGATGCAGGCGATCTACGTCCCCGCGGACGACCTGACCGACCCGGCGCCTGCCACCACCTTCGCCCACCTCGACGCGACGACGGTTCTGTCCCGTCCGATCTCCGAGAAGGGCATCTACCCGGCCGTGGACCCGCTGGACTCCACGTCCCGGATCCTGGACCCGCGCTACATCGCGCAGGACCACTACAACACCGCCATGCGCGTCAAGGGGATCCTGCAGAAGTACAAGGACCTCCAGGACATCATCGCGATCCTCGGTATCGACGAGCTCAGCGAGGAGGACAAGCTGGTCGTCCAGCGTGCCCGCCGCGTCGAGCGCTTCCTGTCCCAGAACACGCACGTCGCCAAGCAGTTCACCGGTGTGGACGGCTCGGACGTGCCGCTGGACGAGTCGATCACCGCGTTCAACGCGATCTGCGACGGTGAGTTCGACCACTTCCCGGAGCAGGCGTTCTTCATGTGCGGTGGTCTCGAGGACCTCAAGAAGAACGCGAAGGAGCTGGGCGTCTCCTGACGCATCGGTCTTCGTGAGCCATTGAGCTCGTGATGAGGGGGCGGGGCACGTCCCGCCCCCTCATTCATGCCTATTAGACTTGTAACCAACACCCGGCAGAACCGCCGGGTGGTGACCCGAGGAGCCATCTTGGCTGCTGAGCTGCACGTCGCGCTGGTCGCGGCCGACCGTGAGGTCTGGTCGGGCCAGGCCACCCTGGTCGTCGCGCGCACCACGTCCGGCGACATCGGCGTCATGCCCGGTCACCAGCCGCTGCTCGGTGTGCTGGAGTCGGGCCCGGTGACCATCCGTACGAGTGATGGTGGGACCGTCATCGCCGCGGTGCACGGCGGTTTCATCTCGTTCGCGGACGACAAGCTGTCGCTGCTGGCGGAGATCGCCGAACTGTCCGAGGAGATCGACGTCCAGCGCGCGGAGCGGGCGCTCGAGCGCGCGAAGTCGGCGGACGACGCCTCCGCCGGGCGCCGCGCGGAGGTCCGCCTGCGGGCGGCGACGGCGCGCTGACCCCCCGGGTCGCCTCCCGGGCCCTTTAGGCTCAGGGGGAGCGCTCGCGATTGACGTCACTCAGCCGCGGCTGGGACCGGAGCGATCCGGTGCCGGTCGCGGCTGAGGCAGATATGGAAGTTTTTTCCGTTCCGTTACCTAGGAGACGAGGAGGTCGGTGTCGATGGTCCTCGCTCTGACTGTGTGCGGAACCGTCGTCGCCCTTGTGGTGCTGGGGTTGTTCGTCTTCGGCCTGCGCCGCAGGCTCATCCAGCGCTCGGGCGGCACCTTCGACTGTTCCCTGCGCTGGGACGTGCCGGAGAAGTCCGACACCAGCGGCAAGGGCTGGAGCTACGGCGTCGCCCGCTACAACGGCGACCGTATCGAGTGGTACCGCGTCTTCTCCTACGCCTACCGTCCGCGCCGCGTCCTGGAGCGTTCCGCCATCGAGGTGGCCGGCCGCCGTGTCCCCGACGGCGAGGAGGAACTGGCGCTCCTTTCGGACGCCGTCATCCTCACCTGTCTCCACCGGGGCACCCGGCTCGAACTGGCCATGAGCGAGGACGCGCTCACCGGCTTCCTGGCCTGGCTGGA containing:
- the atpB gene encoding F0F1 ATP synthase subunit A — translated: MSADPTQVLAFDTNCHLFDGCGFTEVSPGLHSFLFQPLWGDGDSNLYFNKTMLLALLGSVIIIGFFWAAFRRPQVVPGKLQMVAEAGYDFIRRGVVYETIGKKEGEKYVPFVVSLFFFVWMMNLWSIIPVAQFPVTAIISYPLVLALIVYVVWVALTFKRQGFVGFWKNVTGYDKSLGAVLPLAMLIELFSNLLIRPFTHAVRLFANMFAGHTLLLLFTIASWYMLNGLGIAYAGVSFVMVIVMTAFELFIQALQAYVFVLLTCTYIQGAMAEHH
- the atpE gene encoding ATP synthase F0 subunit C, with product MSQTLAAVEGSLGSIGYGLAAIGPGVGVGIIFGNGTQALARQPEAAGLIRANQILGFAFCEALALIGLVMPFVYGY
- a CDS encoding F0F1 ATP synthase subunit B, with the protein product MSKLLIAASEGGENPLIPPIPELVIGLLAFVIVFGFLAWKLLPNINKVLEQRREAIEGGIEKAEAAQTEAKSVLEQYKAQLAEARHEAARLRQEAQEQGATLIAEMRAEGQRQREEIVAAGHAQIEADRKAAASALRQDVGKLATELAGKLVGESLEDHARQSRVIDRFLDELEEKAEAGR
- a CDS encoding F0F1 ATP synthase subunit delta, which codes for MNGASREALAAARERLDALTDNTSVDAGRLADELAAVTALLDREVSLRRVLTDPAQAGEAKADLARRLLGSQVGGETADLLGGMVRSRWSQSRDLVDALEELANTADLTAAQKAGTLDDVEDELFRFGRIVSSNTELRAALTDRGATTSAKSELLRSLLGGRAKATTERLVTRLVTAPRGRSLESGLESLSKLAAERRERMVAVVTSAVPLSDRQKQRLGAALAKVYGRQMHLNLDVDPEVVGGIRVQVGDEVINGSIADRIEDAGRRLAG
- the atpA gene encoding F0F1 ATP synthase subunit alpha, with amino-acid sequence MAELTIRPEEIRDALENFVQSYKPDAASREEVGTVTLAGDGIAKVEGLPSAMANELLKFEDGTLGLALNLEEREIGAIVLGEFSGIEEGQPVTRTGEVLSVAVGEGYLGRVVDPLGNPIDGLGEIETSGRRALELQAPTVMQRKSVHEPMETGYKAVDAMTPIGRGQRQLIIGDRQTGKTALAVDTIINQRDNWRSGDVNKQVRCIYVAIGQKGSTIASVRRALEENGALEYTTIVAAPASDPAGFKYLAPYTGSAIGQQWMYEGKHVLIIFDDLSKQADAYRAVSLLLRRPPGREAYPGDVFYLHSRLLERCAKLSDEMGAGSMTGLPIVETKANDVSAFIPTNVISITDGQCFLESDLFNAGQRPALNVGISVSRVGGSAQHKAMKQVSGRLRVDLAQFRELEAFAAFGSDLDAASKAQLERGQRMVELLKQAQYEPMSTEDQVVSVWAGTTGKMDDVPVADIRRFEKELLEYLHRKEQGLMTSIKEGGKMSDDTLTAVADAIAEFKKQFETADGKLLGEDAPAAAAK
- a CDS encoding F0F1 ATP synthase subunit gamma, producing the protein MGAQLRVYKRRIRSVTATKKITKAMEMIAASRVVKAQRKVAASTPYATELTRAVTAVGTGSNTKHPLTTQAETVTRSAVLLLTSDRGLAGAFNSNAIKAAEQLTERLEREGKQVETYIVGRRGVAHYNFRERKIAESWSGFTDEPTYADAKTVAAPLIEAIEKDTAEGGVDELHIVYTEFVSMMTQQALGAQLLPLRLEEVAQETAPSEGEILPLYDFEPSAEDVLDALLPRYVESRIYNALLQSAASKHAATRRAMKSATDNAGELINTLSRLANAARQAEITQEISEIVGGASALADATAGSDR
- the atpD gene encoding F0F1 ATP synthase subunit beta — translated: MTTTVETATATGRVARVIGPVVDVEFPVDAMPEIYNALHVEVADPANAGEKKTLTLEVAQHLGDGLVRTISMQPTDGLVRQAAVTDTGTGITVPVGDFTKGKVFNTLGEVLNVDEKYEGERWSIHRKAPNFDELESKTEMFETGVKVIDLLTPYVKGGKIGLFGGAGVGKTVLIQEMIYRVANNHDGVSVFAGVGERTREGNDLIDEMSESGVIDKTALVFGQMDEPPGTRLRVALAGLTMAEYFRDVQKQDVLFFIDNIFRFTQAGSEVSTLLGRMPSAVGYQPNLADEMGLLQERITSTRGHSITSMQAIYVPADDLTDPAPATTFAHLDATTVLSRPISEKGIYPAVDPLDSTSRILDPRYIAQDHYNTAMRVKGILQKYKDLQDIIAILGIDELSEEDKLVVQRARRVERFLSQNTHVAKQFTGVDGSDVPLDESITAFNAICDGEFDHFPEQAFFMCGGLEDLKKNAKELGVS
- a CDS encoding F0F1 ATP synthase subunit epsilon, which gives rise to MAAELHVALVAADREVWSGQATLVVARTTSGDIGVMPGHQPLLGVLESGPVTIRTSDGGTVIAAVHGGFISFADDKLSLLAEIAELSEEIDVQRAERALERAKSADDASAGRRAEVRLRAATAR
- a CDS encoding DUF2550 domain-containing protein codes for the protein MVLALTVCGTVVALVVLGLFVFGLRRRLIQRSGGTFDCSLRWDVPEKSDTSGKGWSYGVARYNGDRIEWYRVFSYAYRPRRVLERSAIEVAGRRVPDGEEELALLSDAVILTCLHRGTRLELAMSEDALTGFLAWLEAAPPGQRVNVA